The Lycium barbarum isolate Lr01 chromosome 10, ASM1917538v2, whole genome shotgun sequence genome includes a region encoding these proteins:
- the LOC132612841 gene encoding uncharacterized protein LOC132612841 translates to MVIEIQQPWKMYFDGAAHREGAGAGVIFVTSQEEVLPYSFTLTQCCFNNVAEYQALILGLEMVVDKKQLQLQVFGDSKLAINQLLGTYEVKKPELRPYHHYAQKLIGWLGNVTLQHVPRKENKKADALVALASTLTLPYQAQITICQKWIVPPEDDKDEESKLELLVAVSEAEKVDWRQTMIDYLCYSILPEDPKRKTEIRRRAPRFLYYKDTLYRRSFEGVLLRCLGEEEATQAMQEAHSGVCGSHQSGPKLHFYIKRMGYYWLTMVKDCLDYARSCKACQFHANFIHQPPEVLHPTVASWPFDTWGIDVVGPLPKSFGGHLYILAATDYFSKWAEAVTLKEVKKETVANLIQVNIIYRFGIPSYIITDNGKPFSNKLMTKICELFGFKQ, encoded by the coding sequence ATGGTCATTGAAATTCAACAGCCTTGGAAGATGTATTTTGATGGTGCTGCACATCGCGAAGGAGCTGGCGCTGGTGTGATATTTGTCACTTCTCAAGAGGAGGTCTTACCGTATTCCTTCACCTTAACACAATGTTGCTTCAACAATGTTGCGGAATATCAAGCACTCATACTTGGGCTTGAAATGGTTGTTGATAAGAAGCAGTTACAATTACAAGTCTTTGGAGATTCTAAATTGGCAATCAATCAATTGTTGGGTACCTACGAGGTCAAAAAGCCAGAATTGCGTCCCTATCATCACTATGCACAAAAATTAATTGGGTGGCTCGGCAACGTAACTCTCCAGCACGtgccaagaaaggaaaataagaagGCTGATGCTTTAGTTGCTTTGGCTTCAACATTGACTTTGCCTTACCAAGCGCAAATCACTATCTGCCAGAAATGGATAGTACCGCCGGAGGACGATAAGGATGAAGAAAGCAAACTCGAGCTTCTTGTAGCCGTTTCTGAAGCTGAGAAAGTCGATTGGCGACAAACCATGATCGATTACTTGTGTTATAGCATTCTTCCAGAAGATCCAAAAAGAAAGACCGAAATTCGCCGTCGTGCCCCTCGCTTCCTTTACTACAAAGATACTTTGTATCGTAGATCGTTCGAGGGAGTTCTCTTGCGTTGTCTGGGGGAAGAAGAAGCGACTCAAGCTATGCAAGAAGCACACTCTGGAGTttgtggatcacatcaatctggGCCAAAATTGCACTTTTATATAAAAAGGATGGGGTATTATTGGCTAACAATGGTGAAAGATTGTTTGGACTATGCGCGAAGTTGCAAAGCATGCCAATTTCATGCAAATTTTATACACCAACCTCCTGAGGTGTTACATCCAACTGTtgcatcttggccatttgacACTTGGGGGATAGACGTGGTTGGACCGCTACCGAAATCTTTTGGTGGCCACTTGTACATCTTAGCTGCAACggattacttctcaaaatgggctGAGGCTGTCACCCTCAAAGAAGTAAAAAAGGAGACTGTGGCAAACCTCATTCAAGTAAACATCATTTATCGTTTTGGCATTCCTAGTTATATCATAACAGATAATGGCAAGCCGTTCTCCAACAAATTGATGACTAAGATTTGCGAGCTTTTTGGCTTCAAGCAATGA